A DNA window from Mesorhizobium sp. C432A contains the following coding sequences:
- the gloA gene encoding lactoylglutathione lyase: MHTMIRVLDLDKSIAFYTEVLGMTLLRRDDYPGGKFTNAFVGYGPEDKEAVVELTLNWGREEPYEIGTGFGHLALGVNDIYAVCAELEKRGAKIPRKPGPMQHGTTHIAFVEDPDGYKIELIGLDTM, encoded by the coding sequence ATGCACACCATGATCAGGGTGCTCGACCTCGACAAGTCGATCGCCTTCTACACCGAGGTGCTCGGCATGACCCTGCTGCGCCGCGACGACTACCCCGGCGGCAAGTTCACCAACGCCTTTGTCGGCTACGGCCCCGAGGACAAGGAAGCCGTCGTCGAGCTGACGCTGAACTGGGGCCGCGAGGAACCCTATGAGATCGGCACCGGCTTCGGCCACCTGGCGCTCGGCGTCAATGACATCTACGCGGTCTGCGCCGAACTGGAAAAGCGCGGCGCCAAGATCCCGCGCAAGCCCGGCCCGATGCAGCACGGCACCACCCACATCGCTTTCGTCGAAGACCCCGATGGCTACAAGATCGAGCTGATCGGCCTCGACACGATGTAA
- a CDS encoding FAD-binding oxidoreductase has translation MNAVPPPSGSQIAALAGLLPNGGLLTEEADLARYSRDWSGDHFGRPLAVARPSSVEEMSALMRFCHAERIPVVPQGGLTGLVGAAVAADGGEVVISLERMTRIRSISPIDFAMVVEAGCILEDAKRAAEASDCLLPITFGAQGSCRIGGNVATNAGGFNVLRYGMTRDLVLGLEVVLADGRIWNGLKVLRKDNRGYDLKQIFIGSEGTLGVVTAAALKLFPKPTQIETALVGLRSVEDAMALYARARRDCSDLLTAFELILRVGIQITMREGKDFPDPLSQPYPAYVLIEVSSGGLIDLSNMLLGFLGSVEDIVEDGVIASTRAQGERLWLYREIMVERQGRGGRYLRTDVSVPISRLADFVTDALAALEKARPDALAVTYGHVGDGNIHLNVVPPEGMGTEAMEHLFEQAEAEIFTVVDRYGGSISAEHGIGRVKQKAFLERIDPVTLDLAAGIKDAFDPRYILSNGRILASASAVDYR, from the coding sequence ATGAATGCCGTGCCGCCACCCTCCGGATCGCAGATCGCAGCCCTGGCCGGCCTGCTGCCGAATGGCGGGCTGCTGACCGAGGAAGCGGATCTGGCGCGCTACAGCCGCGATTGGTCGGGCGATCATTTCGGCCGGCCGCTGGCCGTGGCGCGGCCCTCTTCGGTGGAGGAGATGTCGGCGCTGATGCGGTTCTGCCATGCCGAGCGCATTCCGGTGGTGCCGCAAGGCGGCCTGACCGGGCTCGTGGGCGCCGCAGTGGCGGCGGATGGCGGCGAGGTCGTCATCTCGCTGGAGCGGATGACCAGGATTCGCTCGATCAGCCCGATCGATTTCGCCATGGTGGTCGAGGCCGGCTGCATCCTCGAGGACGCCAAGCGCGCCGCCGAAGCGAGCGACTGCCTGCTGCCGATCACCTTCGGCGCGCAAGGCAGCTGCCGCATCGGCGGCAATGTCGCCACCAATGCCGGCGGCTTCAACGTGCTGCGCTACGGCATGACGCGCGACCTGGTGCTTGGCCTCGAAGTGGTGCTGGCCGACGGCCGCATCTGGAACGGGCTGAAAGTGCTGCGCAAGGACAACCGCGGCTATGATCTGAAGCAGATCTTCATCGGCTCGGAGGGCACGCTAGGCGTCGTCACCGCGGCGGCGCTGAAGCTGTTCCCCAAGCCGACGCAGATCGAAACCGCGCTGGTCGGCTTGCGCTCCGTCGAGGATGCGATGGCACTCTATGCCCGCGCCCGGCGCGATTGTAGCGACCTGCTCACCGCCTTCGAACTGATCCTGCGCGTCGGCATCCAGATCACCATGCGCGAGGGCAAGGATTTTCCCGATCCGCTCAGCCAGCCTTACCCGGCCTATGTGCTGATCGAGGTGTCCTCCGGCGGGCTGATCGACCTCTCCAACATGCTGCTGGGGTTTCTCGGCAGCGTCGAGGACATCGTCGAGGACGGCGTCATCGCTTCGACCAGGGCTCAAGGTGAGCGGTTGTGGCTCTACCGCGAGATCATGGTCGAGCGGCAGGGCAGGGGCGGGCGCTACCTGCGCACCGATGTGTCGGTGCCGATCTCCAGGCTTGCCGATTTCGTCACCGATGCGCTGGCCGCCTTGGAGAAAGCCCGGCCCGACGCGCTGGCCGTCACCTACGGCCATGTCGGCGACGGCAACATCCACCTCAACGTCGTGCCGCCGGAAGGCATGGGCACCGAGGCGATGGAACATTTGTTCGAGCAGGCGGAAGCCGAGATCTTCACCGTCGTCGATCGCTATGGCGGCTCTATCAGCGCCGAGCACGGCATCGGCCGGGTCAAGCAGAAGGCGTTCCTCGAACGCATCGATCCGGTGACGCTCGACCTCGCCGCCGGCATCAAGGACGCATTCGACCCGCGCTACATTCTCAGCAACGGCCGCATTCTGGCGTCCGCATCCGCCGTCGACTATAGGTGA
- a CDS encoding FadR/GntR family transcriptional regulator: MTLKLDKVNRGPHLSTLVASSISREIAQGRLKPGDQLPTEAALATTFGVSRNVVREAIARLRSEGRIWSQQGRGAFVVESNNPTVLTIDHETLQRADSFRNLFELRGILEVQAAALAAKRRSDADLKAMGDALSGMRPAPYGSVAWLRSDLEFHRTVAEATRNSYMGQFLVFVSERVRESILAAGNQQKSDDMARITLGEHERILRAIRAGDAEGAQAAMRDHLAGAALRVGLHEGEAAEIAPGPEAASPVRHSRLRKAVRGQA, translated from the coding sequence ATGACGCTGAAACTCGACAAGGTCAATCGCGGCCCACACCTCTCCACTCTGGTGGCCAGTTCCATCTCGCGCGAGATCGCGCAAGGCCGGCTGAAGCCGGGTGACCAGCTGCCGACCGAGGCGGCGCTGGCAACCACTTTCGGGGTCAGCCGCAACGTGGTGCGCGAGGCGATCGCGCGGCTGCGCTCGGAAGGCCGAATCTGGTCGCAGCAGGGGCGCGGCGCCTTCGTGGTCGAGAGCAACAACCCGACGGTGCTGACCATCGACCATGAGACGCTGCAGCGCGCCGACTCGTTTCGCAATCTGTTCGAACTGCGTGGCATCCTCGAAGTGCAGGCGGCGGCCCTTGCCGCAAAACGGCGCAGCGACGCCGATCTCAAAGCCATGGGCGATGCGCTGTCCGGCATGCGCCCCGCCCCCTATGGCAGCGTCGCCTGGCTGCGCAGCGACCTCGAATTCCACCGCACCGTCGCCGAGGCGACGCGCAATTCCTACATGGGCCAATTCCTGGTCTTCGTGTCCGAGCGGGTGCGCGAAAGCATTCTCGCCGCCGGCAACCAGCAAAAGTCGGACGACATGGCCCGCATCACGCTCGGCGAACATGAGCGCATCCTGAGAGCGATCCGTGCCGGCGACGCCGAAGGGGCGCAAGCCGCGATGCGCGACCATCTGGCGGGCGCGGCGCTGCGGGTGGGGTTGCATGAGGGGGAAGCTGCGGAGATAGCGCCGGGGCCCGAGGCAGCGTCTCCGGTACGGCATTCGCGGTTGCGGAAGGCTGTGCGCGGGCAGGCTTAG
- a CDS encoding DUF1828 domain-containing protein: MGIYALGPKSGLYRLVDNALTIAFLEAEGATMDAASRREALSQILVQHGAAYDEEMGEIFIDGITEADLPKAVLEFSALLLRLNDLILLTVERVKNAFEDDVRAAIRDEMDKRHVRYVEGQPVSPDLTDVTPDMVFYPEDRDPVALFIATNDSKLWQAMLLRVIADSERHLPLSVVAVLETETSVSQKVRLQADNRLDAAPRYKSGPIDTIQRIARVVVGNEAATVH, translated from the coding sequence ATAGGCATATACGCGCTTGGTCCTAAGAGTGGCCTGTACCGTCTTGTCGACAACGCCCTCACGATTGCGTTCCTGGAAGCGGAGGGTGCCACTATGGATGCTGCCAGTCGCAGAGAGGCATTGTCCCAAATCTTGGTGCAACACGGTGCGGCCTATGACGAGGAAATGGGAGAAATATTCATAGACGGCATAACAGAAGCCGATCTACCCAAGGCTGTTCTCGAATTTTCAGCTTTGCTCCTACGTCTGAACGATTTGATTCTTTTGACTGTCGAACGTGTAAAGAATGCATTCGAGGACGATGTGAGGGCCGCGATTAGAGACGAGATGGATAAGCGCCATGTCCGCTATGTCGAGGGCCAACCAGTTTCTCCGGACTTGACAGATGTCACACCAGATATGGTTTTTTATCCGGAAGATCGCGATCCTGTGGCTTTGTTTATAGCGACGAATGATTCAAAGCTATGGCAAGCAATGTTATTGCGAGTGATCGCGGATAGCGAGCGACACCTACCATTGTCGGTAGTTGCAGTCTTGGAAACCGAAACGTCCGTGAGTCAGAAAGTACGTCTACAGGCGGACAACCGCCTTGACGCGGCACCGCGATATAAGAGCGGCCCTATTGACACGATCCAACGAATAGCCCGTGTCGTTGTTGGCAACGAAGCTGCAACTGTCCACTGA
- a CDS encoding NAD(P)-dependent oxidoreductase: MALRFDSCSKAESYSKNCIDRCSPQGDENSARRHGPWEDCMKERIGFIGLGSMGAGMADNLLRKGWPLTVHVHRSRTAADRLIAAGATEAPSPRALATASDIVILCVTGSHEVEALVKGQDGLAAAAKPLLIIDCSTSNPSSTTALAADLAEQGMTLIDAPLARTPKEAAEGKLDVMVGDAAEIVARARPVLEAFAARVVHTGPTGSGHTMKLLNNFVSMGYSAIYSEALSLGAKAGLTPQVFNSVISGSRMDCGFYQAFFDFVLNRNENAQRFAIANALKDMTYLASFAHAAGIANPIGAAVRNGFATAVTTGHGEKFVPALSDIVAGLNGVSLLEAAE; encoded by the coding sequence GTGGCACTCCGGTTCGATTCTTGTTCGAAGGCCGAATCTTATTCAAAGAATTGCATCGACAGGTGCTCGCCGCAAGGTGACGAAAATTCGGCCCGTCGGCACGGGCCATGGGAGGATTGCATGAAAGAACGCATCGGTTTCATCGGCCTGGGCAGCATGGGCGCCGGCATGGCCGACAATCTGCTGCGCAAGGGCTGGCCGCTGACGGTGCATGTCCACCGCAGCCGCACGGCCGCCGACCGGCTGATCGCCGCCGGCGCCACCGAAGCGCCAAGCCCGCGCGCGCTCGCCACCGCGAGCGACATCGTCATCCTGTGCGTCACCGGCTCGCACGAGGTCGAAGCGCTGGTCAAAGGCCAGGATGGCCTTGCTGCGGCAGCTAAGCCGTTGCTGATCATCGACTGCTCGACCTCCAACCCCTCATCGACGACAGCGCTTGCCGCCGACCTCGCGGAGCAGGGCATGACGCTGATCGACGCGCCGCTGGCGCGCACGCCCAAGGAAGCCGCCGAGGGCAAGCTCGACGTCATGGTCGGCGATGCGGCCGAGATCGTCGCCCGAGCGCGGCCGGTGCTCGAAGCCTTCGCCGCGCGTGTCGTCCACACCGGCCCGACCGGCAGCGGCCACACCATGAAGCTGCTCAACAATTTCGTTTCGATGGGCTATTCCGCGATCTATTCGGAAGCGCTGAGCCTCGGCGCCAAGGCCGGCCTGACGCCGCAGGTCTTCAACAGCGTCATCTCCGGCAGCCGCATGGATTGCGGCTTCTACCAGGCCTTCTTCGATTTCGTCTTGAACCGCAACGAAAACGCCCAGCGCTTCGCCATCGCCAATGCGCTGAAGGACATGACCTATCTCGCCTCCTTCGCCCACGCCGCCGGCATCGCCAACCCGATCGGCGCCGCTGTGCGCAATGGGTTCGCCACGGCCGTCACAACAGGCCATGGCGAGAAGTTCGTGCCGGCGCTGTCGGATATTGTGGCGGGGTTGAATGGGGTGTCGCTTTTGGAGGCGGCGGAGTGA
- a CDS encoding FadR/GntR family transcriptional regulator translates to MAEPMTFDAIPQAPNLRTGLVNTLIAQIESGDLAPGQRLPTEQEIVAATGVSRTVVREALAALRARGLITTRQGLGAFVAKDPPPKTFSVLPDDLESIDEVLRVLELRMGIEVEATGLAAERRSEAALQQMSARLDALEAAVRAGGSGSEEDFGFHRAILAATQNPNFTRLFDTFGSAMVPRHWTRLDRMTEAEREKYLDRMQREHRAILGAIEARDVNAARRAMRSHLTKSYARFEDLRDKAVHD, encoded by the coding sequence ATGGCGGAGCCCATGACTTTCGACGCCATACCGCAGGCGCCCAACCTGCGGACGGGTCTGGTCAACACGCTGATTGCGCAGATCGAATCCGGTGACCTTGCGCCGGGGCAGCGGCTGCCGACCGAGCAGGAGATTGTTGCTGCCACGGGCGTCAGCCGCACCGTGGTGCGCGAGGCGCTGGCGGCGCTGCGTGCGCGCGGGCTGATTACCACGCGCCAGGGGCTCGGCGCCTTCGTCGCCAAGGATCCGCCGCCGAAGACGTTTTCCGTGCTGCCCGACGATCTCGAATCGATCGACGAGGTGCTGCGCGTGCTCGAACTGCGCATGGGCATCGAGGTCGAAGCGACAGGCCTCGCCGCCGAACGGCGCAGCGAGGCAGCGCTCCAGCAGATGAGCGCGCGGCTCGACGCGCTGGAGGCGGCGGTGCGCGCCGGCGGCTCCGGCTCGGAAGAGGATTTCGGCTTCCACCGCGCCATTCTGGCGGCGACGCAGAACCCGAATTTCACCCGGCTGTTCGATACGTTCGGCAGCGCCATGGTCCCGCGCCATTGGACGCGGCTCGACCGCATGACGGAGGCCGAGCGGGAAAAATATCTCGACCGCATGCAGCGCGAGCATCGCGCCATTCTCGGGGCAATCGAAGCCAGGGACGTCAACGCCGCGCGGCGCGCCATGCGCAGCCATCTGACCAAAAGCTATGCCCGCTTCGAGGACCTGCGCGACAAGGCTGTTCACGATTAG
- a CDS encoding aldo/keto reductase: MQSRKFGRTGRSVSEIGFGAWAIGAAWGEVNDDDAVAALHAALDAGVSFLDTADVYGDGRSEKLIARVMKERGGGRPFIATKAGRRLPKQTVEGYSVENLTGWIDRSLKYLETDTLDLVQLHCPPTDLYYHPEVFERLDKLTEQGKIRNYGVSVERVEEALKAMQYPGVVSVQIIFNAFRQRPAELFFAEAKKNDVAIIARVPLASGLLSGKFKADTKFESTDHRLFNRNGEVFDVGETFSGVPYEVGLAAVEKVRPLVSGDTTMAKFALRWILMFDAVTVVIPGARNPAQAVSNAEAAELAPLSSELMAKVKAVYDENIKPYVHQRW; the protein is encoded by the coding sequence ATGCAGTCACGGAAATTTGGCCGTACCGGCAGATCAGTCAGCGAGATCGGCTTCGGCGCCTGGGCGATCGGCGCCGCCTGGGGCGAGGTAAATGACGACGATGCGGTCGCCGCCCTGCATGCCGCGCTCGATGCCGGCGTCAGCTTCCTCGACACCGCCGACGTCTATGGCGACGGCCGTTCGGAAAAGCTGATCGCACGGGTGATGAAGGAACGCGGCGGCGGGCGCCCGTTCATCGCCACCAAGGCCGGACGGCGGCTGCCGAAGCAGACGGTCGAGGGCTACAGCGTCGAGAACCTCACCGGCTGGATCGACCGCAGCCTGAAATACCTCGAGACCGACACGCTGGACCTGGTGCAACTGCATTGCCCGCCGACCGATCTCTACTATCATCCGGAGGTGTTCGAGCGTCTCGACAAGCTCACCGAGCAGGGCAAGATCCGCAATTACGGCGTCAGCGTCGAGCGCGTCGAAGAGGCGCTGAAGGCGATGCAATATCCCGGTGTCGTCAGCGTGCAGATCATCTTCAACGCCTTCCGCCAGCGCCCGGCCGAGCTGTTCTTCGCTGAGGCGAAAAAGAACGATGTCGCCATCATCGCCCGGGTGCCGCTGGCCAGCGGCCTGCTGTCAGGCAAGTTCAAGGCGGACACCAAGTTCGAGAGCACCGATCATCGCCTGTTCAACAGGAATGGCGAAGTCTTCGATGTCGGCGAGACGTTTTCGGGCGTGCCCTATGAGGTCGGCCTGGCGGCCGTCGAGAAGGTGCGGCCGCTGGTGTCAGGCGACACCACGATGGCGAAATTCGCTCTGCGCTGGATCCTGATGTTCGACGCTGTGACGGTCGTCATTCCCGGCGCCCGCAATCCGGCGCAGGCGGTTTCCAATGCGGAAGCGGCGGAGCTTGCGCCGTTGTCCTCCGAGTTGATGGCCAAGGTGAAGGCGGTCTACGACGAGAACATCAAGCCCTACGTGCATCAGCGCTGGTGA
- a CDS encoding PHB depolymerase family esterase, with product MRDISDTIARLSAMRGRPAGAGQSKDDHLSEMTGFGSNPGALRARFYRPENLPKQAALVVVLHGCTQTAAGYDHGSGWTELADEQGFAVLFPEQQRANNANLCFNWFVPGDISRDSGEALSIRQMIEAAVVTHGLDRKRIFVTGLSAGGAMAAVMLATYPDVFAGGAIIAGLAYGSASTIPEAFDRMRGHGGPSRSDLQRLLREASPHKGPWPRISVWQGSADTTVVPSNADAVLAQWQGVHGLAQAPTRTEKVDGQSRKVWSDGKGRDVVEAYSIAGMGHGTPLQASGDNALGKAGPFMLDVGISSTRHIARFWGLTKPEVRRTAKAEAASGTALQPFSPKEKPRAVRVDPAPEPVNPPGGPAGGITKVIEDALRAAGLMR from the coding sequence TTGCGAGACATATCCGATACGATCGCCCGGCTGAGCGCGATGCGCGGCCGGCCAGCCGGTGCAGGACAGAGCAAGGACGATCACCTGTCCGAGATGACAGGGTTCGGGTCCAATCCCGGCGCCTTGCGCGCGCGGTTTTATCGTCCTGAAAACCTACCGAAGCAGGCGGCGCTGGTCGTGGTGCTGCATGGCTGTACCCAGACTGCCGCCGGCTACGACCATGGTTCCGGCTGGACCGAACTCGCCGACGAGCAGGGTTTTGCCGTGCTTTTCCCCGAGCAGCAGCGCGCCAACAACGCCAATCTTTGCTTCAACTGGTTCGTGCCAGGCGATATAAGCCGCGACAGCGGCGAGGCGCTGTCCATCCGCCAGATGATCGAGGCGGCGGTGGTCACCCACGGTCTCGACCGCAAGCGGATATTCGTCACCGGTCTTTCCGCCGGCGGCGCCATGGCGGCGGTGATGCTGGCGACCTACCCGGACGTGTTTGCCGGTGGCGCGATCATTGCCGGGCTTGCCTATGGCAGCGCCTCGACCATCCCCGAAGCCTTCGACCGCATGCGTGGTCATGGCGGACCGTCCAGAAGCGACCTGCAGCGTCTGTTGCGGGAAGCTTCGCCGCACAAGGGGCCGTGGCCGAGGATTTCGGTCTGGCAGGGCTCGGCCGATACGACCGTGGTGCCTTCCAATGCCGACGCGGTGCTGGCGCAATGGCAGGGCGTGCACGGCCTCGCTCAAGCGCCGACACGCACGGAAAAGGTCGACGGTCAGAGCCGAAAAGTCTGGTCCGATGGCAAAGGCCGCGACGTGGTCGAGGCATACAGCATTGCCGGCATGGGCCATGGCACACCATTGCAGGCGAGCGGCGACAATGCTCTCGGCAAAGCAGGGCCGTTCATGTTGGATGTCGGGATTTCCTCGACGCGCCACATCGCCCGTTTCTGGGGGCTGACGAAGCCAGAGGTACGACGCACGGCGAAAGCCGAGGCCGCTTCAGGCACTGCATTGCAGCCTTTCTCGCCGAAGGAAAAACCGCGAGCTGTCCGTGTCGATCCGGCCCCGGAGCCTGTCAATCCGCCAGGCGGTCCGGCGGGCGGGATTACCAAGGTCATCGAGGACGCGCTGCGGGCAGCGGGATTGATGCGCTGA
- a CDS encoding DUF4142 domain-containing protein: MKTRVLLASLATATAMVFALPAFAADSAQDFVDKAAIGGLFEVDSSKIAEGKAQDQGVKDFAKKMIDDHGAANAKLATIAGEQKLKVPTELDAKHKADLEALQNANDAVDKPYVQMQRDAHSEAVTLFESYAKDGDNAQLKTFASETLPTLKMHQEMVEKIASADNASSTTSSTTPAVSTTDTTNPAAPIPGANSFTEDQAKSRIQDAGFSGVSKLTKDDQGIWRGQATKDGKTTTVALDYQGNVVAGAN; encoded by the coding sequence ATGAAAACACGTGTTCTTCTAGCTTCGCTGGCCACCGCCACAGCCATGGTCTTCGCCCTGCCCGCCTTCGCCGCCGACAGTGCTCAGGACTTTGTCGACAAGGCTGCCATCGGCGGCCTGTTCGAAGTGGACTCCAGCAAGATCGCAGAAGGCAAGGCCCAGGATCAAGGCGTCAAGGATTTCGCCAAGAAGATGATCGACGATCACGGCGCCGCCAACGCCAAGCTTGCGACCATCGCCGGCGAACAGAAGCTGAAAGTGCCGACGGAGCTGGACGCCAAGCACAAGGCCGATCTGGAGGCTCTGCAGAATGCCAACGATGCCGTCGACAAGCCCTATGTCCAGATGCAGCGCGATGCGCATTCGGAGGCGGTCACGCTGTTCGAGAGCTACGCCAAGGACGGCGACAACGCGCAGTTGAAGACCTTCGCCTCCGAGACCTTGCCGACGCTCAAAATGCATCAGGAAATGGTCGAGAAGATCGCTTCCGCCGACAATGCATCGTCGACCACCAGCTCCACCACCCCGGCCGTGAGCACGACCGACACCACCAATCCGGCCGCCCCGATCCCGGGTGCCAACAGCTTCACCGAGGATCAGGCGAAGAGCCGCATTCAGGATGCCGGCTTCTCCGGCGTGTCCAAGCTGACCAAAGACGACCAGGGCATCTGGCGCGGTCAGGCCACCAAGGATGGCAAGACCACGACCGTGGCGCTCGATTATCAGGGCAACGTCGTTGCCGGCGCCAACTGA
- a CDS encoding TetR/AcrR family transcriptional regulator: MSNLVATSDQILASARNFIVAGGYNGFSYADIAGEVGIRKASIHHHFPSKVDLVRTLVARHRERTEAGMADLESKLPDPLALLQTYADYWAKCIEDASVPFCVCALLASELPALPAEIAVEVRAYFRFLSSWLTRVMERGAEQGVLGFAGSAELEAETFMATVHGAMLSARAYGNPAIFGAILTPTVQRLSRKVH; the protein is encoded by the coding sequence ATGAGCAACCTTGTGGCGACCTCCGATCAGATTCTGGCGTCCGCGCGAAACTTCATCGTGGCCGGCGGCTACAACGGATTCAGCTATGCCGATATCGCCGGCGAGGTGGGGATCCGCAAGGCGAGCATCCACCATCATTTCCCCAGCAAGGTCGATCTTGTCCGCACGCTTGTGGCGCGCCATCGCGAGCGTACCGAGGCCGGCATGGCAGATCTGGAAAGTAAACTCCCAGACCCGCTTGCACTGCTTCAGACCTATGCCGACTACTGGGCAAAATGCATCGAGGATGCGAGCGTTCCGTTTTGCGTCTGCGCGCTGCTTGCCAGCGAACTCCCGGCGCTCCCGGCTGAAATTGCCGTCGAAGTGCGGGCTTACTTCAGGTTTCTGTCGTCCTGGTTGACCAGGGTCATGGAGCGCGGCGCCGAGCAGGGGGTTCTCGGATTTGCAGGCTCGGCGGAGCTGGAGGCAGAGACCTTCATGGCGACCGTTCATGGCGCCATGCTGTCCGCGCGCGCCTATGGCAACCCCGCCATCTTCGGCGCCATTCTGACGCCGACCGTTCAGCGTCTGTCTCGGAAGGTTCACTAA
- a CDS encoding DUF308 domain-containing protein: protein MLVKTNEANQSSWLKSYYFIRFAVAAAWVLLAFTASRTMTSLAAIMLVAYPAWDALANFVDAQRSGGLSRNKTQLLNLVISIITTAAVAIALGKSMNAVLAVFGVWAVLSGLFQLATAVRRWKSGAQWAMVLSGAQSALAGIFFVRMAGSAATVGITDVAPYAAFGAFYFLVSAAWLTVSDARRKAAEAAG from the coding sequence ATGCTTGTCAAGACGAATGAAGCCAACCAATCCTCGTGGCTCAAGAGCTACTATTTCATACGCTTTGCCGTGGCGGCGGCCTGGGTGCTGCTGGCCTTTACTGCCTCCAGGACAATGACGTCCCTGGCAGCCATCATGTTGGTCGCCTATCCCGCCTGGGATGCGCTGGCCAATTTCGTCGACGCCCAGCGCAGCGGCGGGCTAAGCCGCAACAAGACGCAGCTGCTGAATTTGGTCATCAGCATCATCACCACGGCGGCGGTCGCCATTGCTCTGGGCAAAAGCATGAATGCGGTGCTCGCGGTGTTCGGCGTCTGGGCGGTCCTGTCGGGCCTTTTTCAGTTGGCAACCGCAGTCCGGCGCTGGAAGTCCGGCGCGCAGTGGGCAATGGTGCTGAGTGGCGCCCAGTCGGCGCTGGCCGGCATCTTTTTTGTGAGGATGGCTGGCAGCGCTGCGACGGTCGGCATCACCGATGTCGCGCCCTATGCCGCGTTCGGCGCCTTTTACTTCCTGGTCTCGGCAGCCTGGCTGACGGTGAGCGACGCGCGGCGCAAGGCGGCTGAGGCCGCCGGCTGA
- a CDS encoding PilZ domain-containing protein, translated as MPTDPPIERRSHIRDLVLKEATIRVGDASINCLVCNQHAHGAELRVKADIAIPDRFVLHVPVDHTSYRAVVRWRRNERLGVQLDSGRQA; from the coding sequence ATGCCGACTGACCCACCGATAGAGCGACGGTCGCATATCCGTGATCTTGTTCTGAAGGAAGCGACAATCCGCGTTGGCGACGCCAGTATCAATTGTCTGGTTTGCAACCAGCACGCCCACGGTGCGGAGCTGCGGGTGAAGGCCGATATCGCAATCCCCGACCGTTTCGTGCTTCACGTGCCGGTCGATCATACCAGCTATCGCGCCGTGGTGCGGTGGAGACGGAACGAGCGACTTGGGGTGCAACTCGATTCGGGACGGCAGGCGTAG
- a CDS encoding dihydrofolate reductase family protein, giving the protein MGKLILGMNVSIDGYVDDLAGNLVMGAPSQKHFEYWIETIRNHAGAVYGRRMYEVMRYWDDDHAEWDASLRQFATLWRKLPKWVVSRTLSRVGPNATLISGDIETQIREIAARKEGILSVSGPELAGLMTGLGLIEEYHLHVRPFVLGKGKPFFHEARPPLQLVSSTLIDDDTVHMIYVPRG; this is encoded by the coding sequence TTGGGCAAACTTATCTTGGGAATGAACGTTTCCATCGATGGCTATGTCGATGACCTTGCCGGAAATCTGGTCATGGGCGCACCAAGCCAGAAGCACTTCGAGTACTGGATCGAGACGATTCGCAACCATGCCGGCGCTGTGTATGGCCGCCGGATGTACGAGGTCATGCGCTATTGGGACGATGATCACGCGGAATGGGATGCTTCGCTTCGCCAGTTCGCGACACTCTGGCGCAAGCTGCCCAAATGGGTCGTTTCGCGCACACTTTCACGGGTCGGCCCGAACGCCACCCTCATCTCCGGCGATATTGAAACGCAGATTCGCGAGATCGCGGCCCGCAAGGAGGGTATCCTGAGCGTTTCCGGTCCGGAACTGGCCGGTCTTATGACCGGGCTGGGCCTGATTGAGGAATATCACCTGCACGTGAGGCCGTTCGTGCTCGGCAAGGGCAAGCCTTTCTTCCACGAGGCAAGGCCTCCGCTGCAACTGGTGTCGAGCACATTGATCGATGACGATACGGTTCATATGATCTATGTGCCGCGAGGCTGA